A window of Jannaschia sp. M317 contains these coding sequences:
- a CDS encoding HpcH/HpaI aldolase/citrate lyase family protein, with the protein MRPNKLRRLIAERRPIVCGWLAIPSSYLAEGAGHSGYDCVAVDLQHGMIGFEAAVGMMQAISATPAVPIVRAPSLEGHSIMHLLDAGAYGVICPMVSTADDVRALLSACRYPPLGRRSFGPARGKLYGGADYFDHADEAVMAIPMIETAEALDNIDDILAVPGLDMIYVGPNDLALELGERPSAETEDSKTAKAIAHILARANAAGIPVGIFCASPELARKRLDEGFQMVTPGNDFALATGAMASAVKRSLGQ; encoded by the coding sequence ATGAGACCGAACAAACTTCGCCGCCTGATCGCCGAGCGCAGGCCAATCGTTTGCGGCTGGCTTGCCATCCCCTCAAGCTATCTTGCGGAAGGGGCAGGGCATTCCGGTTACGATTGCGTCGCCGTCGACTTGCAGCATGGCATGATCGGGTTCGAGGCTGCAGTCGGCATGATGCAGGCGATTTCTGCAACACCGGCCGTCCCGATCGTGCGCGCCCCCTCGCTGGAGGGGCATTCGATCATGCACCTGCTGGATGCCGGGGCCTACGGCGTCATCTGCCCGATGGTATCCACGGCGGACGACGTCCGGGCGCTGCTGTCGGCCTGCCGCTATCCACCTTTGGGACGACGCTCCTTCGGACCGGCGCGCGGAAAGCTCTATGGCGGGGCCGATTATTTCGATCATGCCGACGAAGCGGTCATGGCGATCCCCATGATTGAGACAGCAGAGGCGCTGGACAACATCGATGACATCCTGGCGGTGCCCGGATTGGACATGATCTACGTCGGTCCCAACGATCTCGCCCTTGAACTCGGAGAGCGTCCGAGCGCCGAAACCGAAGACAGCAAGACCGCGAAGGCCATCGCGCACATCCTTGCCCGCGCGAATGCGGCGGGGATCCCCGTCGGTATTTTCTGCGCCAGCCCCGAGCTGGCCCGTAAACGCCTCGACGAAGGGTTCCAGATGGTGACGCCCGGCAACGATTTCGCGCTTGCGACGGGGGCCATGGCCAGCGCGGTCAAACGCTCGTTGGGGCAGTAG
- a CDS encoding MarR family winged helix-turn-helix transcriptional regulator has product MAQDSDFDLVDFLPYLLNQAAEESGLAFQRYYKATYGMLRTEWRVLFHLGRHGSMTARDICTRARVHKTKVSRAVAALEAKRFVTRHVLETDRRAERLRLTPAGARAYADLHDKAQAFDARLMAPFDAEEQRVLRRCLVRIAGL; this is encoded by the coding sequence ATGGCCCAAGACAGCGATTTCGACCTGGTGGATTTTCTGCCCTATCTTCTGAACCAGGCGGCCGAGGAATCGGGGCTGGCCTTTCAGCGGTATTACAAGGCGACCTATGGGATGCTGCGTACCGAATGGCGGGTGCTGTTCCACCTGGGTCGACATGGATCAATGACTGCGCGCGACATCTGTACACGGGCACGGGTGCACAAGACCAAGGTCAGCCGCGCGGTCGCGGCGTTGGAGGCGAAACGCTTCGTCACGCGGCACGTGTTGGAAACTGACCGGCGGGCGGAACGGTTGCGGCTGACGCCAGCGGGCGCACGCGCCTACGCCGATCTGCACGACAAGGCGCAGGCCTTCGACGCGCGCCTGATGGCCCCCTTCGACGCCGAGGAACAGCGCGTTCTGCGCCGCTGCCTGGTGCGCATCGCCGGACTGTGA
- a CDS encoding ABC transporter permease gives MTQATTNVAGAMPRPSTWSRVLPYLSILGPVFMIALLMLFMLVVEPARFFRASNFEIILLEAAVFMPMAVGMTFVIAQRGIDLSIGSVAALSALVMAFLVKEYGFSPFAGICVAIVLGTVLGTINGLVVTKLNVPDLIGTMAMDLVYRGIALVLAKGLVLASFPDIITTIGRGRIEGFLPVPVLIGFAAIVIGHIVLTRTFFGRYALGIGSDPDAASMAGIAVHKQRIFAYALMGGIAGFAGVMLAGKLNSIQATSASFLNLHVIAAVVVGGTSLFGGRASMLGALCGVILLAMITNATIILRIEFFWQSVAAGLVIVISVAAYSWLQATDRDGGGGVRAALLSKENMSILKFIGGLLAGLAALLIIGFALPGAPVG, from the coding sequence ATGACCCAGGCAACGACAAACGTGGCCGGCGCGATGCCCCGTCCATCCACCTGGAGCCGGGTCCTGCCGTATCTTTCGATCTTGGGGCCGGTGTTCATGATCGCCCTCCTGATGCTGTTCATGCTGGTGGTGGAACCCGCGCGTTTCTTCCGGGCGTCGAACTTCGAGATCATCCTGCTGGAAGCGGCCGTCTTCATGCCGATGGCTGTCGGCATGACCTTCGTCATCGCGCAGCGGGGCATCGACCTGTCGATCGGTTCCGTCGCGGCGCTCAGCGCCCTCGTCATGGCCTTTCTGGTCAAGGAATACGGGTTTTCTCCGTTCGCGGGGATTTGCGTGGCGATCGTGCTGGGCACGGTTCTGGGCACCATCAACGGTCTGGTCGTGACCAAGCTGAACGTGCCCGACCTGATCGGGACCATGGCGATGGATCTTGTCTATAGGGGCATCGCGCTGGTGCTGGCCAAGGGTCTGGTGCTGGCATCCTTCCCGGATATCATCACCACCATCGGGCGCGGCCGGATCGAGGGGTTCCTGCCGGTTCCCGTGCTGATCGGCTTTGCAGCCATCGTGATTGGTCACATCGTCCTGACGCGCACCTTTTTCGGGCGCTATGCCCTGGGCATCGGGTCGGACCCGGATGCGGCGTCGATGGCGGGGATCGCCGTGCACAAGCAACGCATCTTTGCCTATGCATTGATGGGGGGGATCGCCGGGTTCGCGGGCGTCATGCTGGCGGGCAAGCTCAATTCGATCCAGGCAACGTCGGCCAGTTTCCTCAACCTGCACGTGATTGCGGCGGTTGTGGTGGGCGGCACGTCGCTCTTCGGTGGGCGGGCCTCGATGCTGGGCGCTTTGTGTGGGGTCATCCTGCTGGCGATGATCACCAACGCGACGATCATCCTTCGGATCGAGTTCTTCTGGCAATCGGTGGCCGCGGGTCTGGTCATCGTGATTTCGGTCGCTGCGTATTCCTGGCTTCAGGCCACGGACCGCGACGGCGGGGGCGGTGTCCGTGCCGCGCTGCTCAGCAAGGAAAACATGTCGATCCTCAAGTTCATCGGGGGCCTGCTCGCCGGTCTTGCAGCACTGCTCATCATTGGTTTCGCCCTTCCGGGCGCACCGGTTGGCTAA
- a CDS encoding ATP-binding cassette domain-containing protein: MDTLKPTARGSDGPIIAMRGIHKRFGGAVALNDVDLEARSGEVLAIVGDNGAGKSTLIKILTGVLQPTSGAIFVDGREVNLTSRADAIDLGIDAVYQTLALANHLTPAANIFFGNELTRSILGIPFLDNAKMKAEATKVLLDRFGTRLPDMDAPTDSLSGGQKQAVAIARAIYHADLRVLVMDEPTAALGPQETARTLSLIKALRDQGMAVLLISHSLDDVFDVADRVQVMRRGQKVGTVRIDETTQQEVLGMIVGTKQEEVVA; the protein is encoded by the coding sequence ATGGACACATTGAAGCCCACGGCGAGGGGGTCGGACGGTCCGATCATCGCCATGCGTGGCATTCACAAACGGTTCGGAGGCGCTGTGGCGCTGAACGACGTTGATCTGGAGGCACGTTCCGGCGAGGTTCTCGCCATTGTGGGCGACAACGGTGCCGGGAAATCGACCCTCATCAAGATTCTGACGGGCGTTCTGCAACCGACCTCGGGTGCCATCTTTGTCGATGGCCGCGAAGTAAACCTGACGAGCCGCGCAGACGCGATCGACCTGGGGATTGACGCGGTCTATCAGACCCTCGCCTTGGCCAATCACCTGACCCCGGCGGCCAATATCTTCTTCGGAAACGAGCTGACCCGCTCGATCCTGGGCATCCCGTTTCTCGACAATGCCAAGATGAAGGCAGAGGCGACCAAGGTTCTGTTGGACCGGTTCGGCACGCGCCTGCCAGACATGGATGCCCCCACGGACAGCCTTTCTGGCGGCCAGAAACAGGCCGTGGCGATTGCCCGCGCGATCTATCACGCGGATCTGCGGGTTCTTGTGATGGATGAGCCCACCGCCGCGCTCGGCCCGCAGGAAACCGCAAGAACCCTGAGCCTCATCAAGGCCCTGCGCGATCAGGGCATGGCCGTTCTGCTCATCTCCCACTCTCTTGATGACGTGTTTGACGTCGCCGACCGCGTTCAGGTGATGCGGCGTGGTCAGAAGGTCGGGACGGTCCGCATCGACGAGACGACGCAACAAGAGGTGCTCGGCATGATCGTCGGCACCAAGCAGGAAGAGGTGGTCGCATGA
- a CDS encoding rhamnose ABC transporter substrate-binding protein, with the protein MFTKMLRRTVLAGLCSGLAIMTLGTGAVSAQDQKRYAMVVRVLGNTAFELAGIGAQEAADELGVELIFTGPTENTAEGQVALINSLIAQRIDAIMITANDATALSPALRRASQRGIAVVTWDQDTETAARSLHIASATNELIALAPVKIALDLTDGGGDVGIVSGPANSTTQNEWVDEMVRLTTQDDAYKGLNVVETVYGDERSDKAYNEALGLVNKYENLEAIVAYTSVGIAAASQMVRDQGLVGKVKVTGLGFPTEMVDHVLSGATPAFAIWNMVDVGYTTVMATHALVEGDITGAPGETFEAARMGSIEIGENNVAVMGELFVYDASNVEDAAALVESAGK; encoded by the coding sequence ATGTTTACAAAGATGCTGCGCCGCACCGTGCTGGCCGGACTGTGTTCCGGATTGGCGATCATGACACTGGGCACAGGCGCGGTCTCCGCGCAGGATCAGAAGCGGTACGCCATGGTCGTCCGTGTTCTGGGAAATACCGCGTTCGAGCTTGCCGGGATCGGCGCACAGGAAGCCGCCGACGAACTGGGGGTGGAGCTGATCTTCACCGGTCCGACCGAAAACACCGCCGAGGGGCAGGTTGCCTTGATCAACTCGCTCATCGCGCAGCGCATCGACGCGATCATGATCACCGCGAACGATGCCACCGCCCTGTCACCGGCCCTGCGCCGCGCTTCGCAGCGTGGCATCGCGGTCGTGACCTGGGACCAGGATACCGAAACCGCGGCGCGTTCCTTGCACATCGCGTCCGCAACCAACGAGCTGATCGCCCTTGCCCCCGTCAAGATCGCGCTGGATCTGACGGATGGCGGCGGCGACGTCGGCATTGTTTCAGGTCCCGCCAACTCGACCACCCAGAACGAATGGGTCGATGAAATGGTTCGCCTGACGACGCAAGACGACGCCTATAAAGGTCTCAACGTGGTCGAAACGGTCTATGGCGACGAACGGTCGGACAAGGCCTACAACGAGGCACTGGGCCTCGTGAACAAATACGAAAACCTGGAGGCAATCGTCGCCTACACATCCGTCGGCATCGCCGCCGCCTCGCAGATGGTTCGCGATCAGGGCCTGGTCGGCAAGGTCAAGGTGACCGGCCTCGGCTTTCCGACCGAGATGGTGGATCACGTCCTGTCCGGTGCCACGCCTGCCTTTGCGATCTGGAACATGGTCGACGTCGGCTACACGACCGTGATGGCGACCCATGCGCTGGTCGAGGGCGACATCACCGGCGCCCCCGGCGAGACGTTCGAAGCGGCGCGCATGGGGTCGATCGAGATTGGCGAAAACAACGTTGCCGTCATGGGTGAGCTGTTCGTCTACGATGCCTCCAACGTCGAAGACGCCGCAGCACTTGTCGAAAGCGCGGGCAAGTAG
- a CDS encoding sugar ABC transporter ATP-binding protein: MLEIENLTKRFGGVRALTDVSLTARAGRVLGLIGENGAGKSTIVKCLTGIHRPTSGNIKVDGTVHVFSRPQDAASAGIAAIHQEPSMFDDLTVAENIFVGALPRRRGGFLDWGAMNRRATAMLQRIGSDLAPSALVKSLSVAERHMVSLAQALATDAAIIIFDEPTAALSQAEIQHLYGIVDSLTAEGKAIIFISHKFDEIFRICDDYVVLCDGALAGQGQIAEVTEDDVISMMVGRTVGDIYPKSAADIGEVVLEVSGFSHPTEFDSIDFDVRQGEILGFYGLVGAGRTEVMEAVFGLKTRSAGTVRIDGAPVSIASPADAMTAGIAYVPEDRQRHGAILPFPITSNISLPQLDRLGSGPFLNPAAETRLVEDFAERVSIRASSWRQKVSELSGGNQQKVVIGKWLATRPRLIILDEPTKGIDVGSKSAVHETIGSLVREGLAVVIVSSELEEVLGISDRIVVMARGRVVAEYARPDFSAERIVATAAGGAA; this comes from the coding sequence ATGTTGGAGATCGAGAATCTCACGAAACGGTTCGGCGGCGTCCGGGCGCTGACCGATGTGTCGCTGACGGCGCGGGCGGGCCGTGTCCTTGGGCTGATCGGCGAGAACGGGGCCGGTAAATCCACCATCGTCAAATGCCTGACCGGCATCCACCGTCCGACATCCGGCAACATAAAGGTCGATGGAACCGTACACGTCTTCAGCCGCCCCCAGGATGCAGCATCGGCAGGCATCGCGGCCATTCATCAGGAACCATCAATGTTCGACGACCTGACGGTGGCCGAAAACATCTTTGTCGGTGCCCTGCCCCGGCGGCGCGGCGGCTTTCTGGATTGGGGCGCCATGAACCGGCGCGCGACCGCGATGTTGCAGCGTATCGGCTCTGACCTGGCGCCATCCGCACTCGTCAAATCGCTGAGCGTGGCAGAACGCCATATGGTGTCCCTGGCCCAGGCGCTGGCAACGGACGCGGCGATCATCATCTTCGACGAACCGACCGCCGCTCTGTCGCAGGCCGAGATTCAGCATCTGTACGGCATCGTCGACAGCCTGACCGCCGAGGGCAAGGCGATCATCTTCATCAGCCACAAGTTCGACGAGATCTTCCGCATCTGCGACGACTATGTCGTGCTCTGCGATGGGGCGCTGGCCGGTCAGGGCCAGATCGCGGAGGTCACCGAAGACGATGTGATCTCGATGATGGTCGGGCGCACGGTCGGGGATATCTATCCCAAGTCCGCAGCCGACATTGGTGAGGTCGTGCTGGAGGTTTCAGGCTTCAGCCATCCGACGGAATTCGACAGCATCGACTTCGACGTGCGACAGGGCGAGATCCTTGGGTTTTACGGCCTTGTCGGCGCAGGCCGCACCGAAGTCATGGAGGCCGTTTTCGGCCTCAAGACCCGGTCGGCCGGCACCGTCCGCATCGACGGCGCGCCGGTCAGCATCGCGTCGCCTGCGGACGCGATGACGGCGGGCATTGCCTATGTCCCCGAAGACCGCCAACGCCACGGCGCGATCCTGCCATTCCCCATCACGTCAAACATCTCGCTGCCGCAGCTTGATCGATTGGGATCCGGCCCGTTCCTGAACCCCGCCGCCGAAACCCGGCTGGTCGAGGATTTCGCCGAACGCGTCTCGATCCGCGCCAGCAGCTGGCGTCAGAAGGTGTCGGAACTATCCGGTGGCAATCAGCAGAAAGTCGTCATCGGCAAGTGGCTGGCAACCAGGCCACGGCTGATCATTCTGGACGAACCGACCAAAGGCATCGACGTCGGGTCCAAGTCCGCGGTCCATGAGACGATCGGATCGCTCGTGCGCGAAGGTCTGGCTGTCGTGATCGTGTCGTCGGAACTGGAGGAAGTCCTGGGAATTTCCGACCGCATCGTCGTGATGGCGCGCGGCAGGGTGGTGGCGGAATACGCACGTCCCGATTTTTCGGCAGAGCGGATCGTCGCGACCGCGGCCGGGGGGGCGGCATGA
- a CDS encoding ABC transporter permease has protein sequence MTAALRSREAILALVVTVMLGLVALRAPGYLAFSNVTNLLSNWGFLLILVLGQLGVLLTRGIDLSQASILAFSGMFLALLSQVAPDLPSGAFVVLAMAMGIGLGLVNAGLIVFAGLPPIIATLGTMTVIRGLIFVLSDGAWISSHEMSAPFKAFPAGAALGIPNVFLVALAATFFVWILLTQRRIGRDIYAYGGNPEAARNAGVSGRRVEFLVYGLSGALAGLCGYLWAGRYAIAYTQSAEGREFAIIAACVIGGASITGGRGTVAGVVLGALFIAILETALPFLRINPFLQLALTGAVILLAVAANARAEWLPGRQILPREDRT, from the coding sequence ATGACCGCCGCCCTGCGTAGCCGCGAAGCCATCCTGGCCCTGGTCGTCACGGTGATGCTGGGCCTCGTCGCATTGCGCGCGCCCGGTTATCTGGCGTTCAGCAACGTGACGAACCTGCTTTCGAACTGGGGGTTTCTGCTGATCCTGGTCCTGGGGCAGCTCGGTGTGCTGCTGACGCGTGGGATCGACCTGTCTCAGGCGTCGATCCTGGCCTTTTCGGGCATGTTCCTGGCCCTGCTGTCGCAGGTTGCGCCGGACTTGCCGTCGGGGGCCTTTGTCGTTCTGGCGATGGCGATGGGCATCGGACTGGGCTTGGTGAATGCGGGCCTGATCGTGTTTGCGGGCCTGCCGCCGATCATCGCGACGCTAGGGACGATGACGGTCATCCGTGGCCTGATCTTCGTGCTCAGCGATGGGGCATGGATTTCGTCCCACGAGATGTCCGCCCCCTTCAAGGCCTTCCCCGCAGGCGCAGCCCTGGGCATTCCCAACGTGTTCCTGGTGGCGCTGGCCGCGACGTTCTTTGTCTGGATCCTACTGACGCAACGGCGGATCGGGCGCGATATCTATGCCTATGGCGGAAACCCGGAGGCCGCGCGAAATGCCGGCGTATCCGGTCGCCGGGTCGAGTTTCTGGTCTACGGCCTTTCGGGCGCGCTTGCCGGTCTGTGCGGCTATCTCTGGGCCGGGCGCTATGCCATCGCCTATACGCAATCGGCTGAGGGGCGCGAGTTCGCCATCATCGCCGCCTGTGTCATCGGAGGCGCGTCCATCACCGGCGGGCGCGGCACCGTCGCGGGGGTCGTTCTGGGCGCGCTGTTCATTGCGATCCTGGAAACCGCCCTGCCCTTCTTGCGCATCAACCCCTTCCTGCAACTTGCGCTGACCGGGGCCGTCATCCTGCTGGCCGTGGCGGCGAATGCACGGGCCGAGTGGCTGCCGGGCCGACAGATCTTGCCCCGGGAGGACCGCACATGA
- a CDS encoding substrate-binding domain-containing protein: MKLTIAATFASAICLGLAAPVLAQDLPLFTLPDDGERDVWRPEQVTKPGTLEALQAAIAADPVKVSVAIDDPIQIALIYPSADTSDFFNRNYVAFTTRLDELGIPYETTEFATRMNEGELQNQFVAQAVNDADIWDFVMYAPSELMAQGDNIQRLVDTEGFTTMIWGNHTPLKALTKQPVTWFNFDSPSGAAAICDYMIGELGSDKTYALIRGLPGSIDNLRSETFADCVEEKGGWVKAAEQYANFNRELGYSAMEQIMTAFPEVEVVHTANTAMGMGAVEAQIAAGRTEDLFTTAWGGTSVELDAIRAGTLDATPMRMSDDIGAAAAEAIKAVLEGRTDELPLVFLGRMSIANKNMSADEIDALEKEAFRYSGLAPVK; the protein is encoded by the coding sequence ATGAAACTTACAATTGCAGCCACATTCGCCTCGGCGATCTGCCTGGGACTGGCCGCGCCGGTCCTCGCACAGGACCTGCCGCTGTTCACGCTGCCCGACGACGGTGAGCGCGACGTCTGGCGTCCCGAGCAGGTGACCAAGCCCGGCACGCTAGAGGCGCTTCAGGCGGCCATCGCCGCAGATCCGGTCAAGGTGTCCGTCGCGATCGACGATCCCATCCAGATCGCCCTGATTTATCCTTCGGCGGATACCTCCGACTTCTTCAACCGGAACTATGTCGCGTTCACCACGCGTCTGGATGAACTTGGCATCCCCTACGAGACGACGGAATTCGCGACGCGGATGAACGAAGGTGAATTGCAGAACCAGTTCGTCGCGCAGGCGGTCAACGATGCGGATATCTGGGATTTCGTGATGTATGCCCCGTCCGAGCTGATGGCGCAGGGCGACAACATTCAGCGCCTGGTCGACACCGAAGGGTTCACGACGATGATCTGGGGCAACCACACCCCGCTCAAGGCCCTGACCAAGCAACCGGTTACCTGGTTCAACTTCGATTCCCCGTCGGGCGCGGCGGCGATCTGTGACTACATGATCGGCGAACTGGGATCGGACAAGACCTACGCGCTTATCCGTGGTCTGCCCGGGTCCATCGACAACCTGCGATCAGAGACGTTCGCTGACTGCGTGGAAGAGAAGGGCGGATGGGTCAAGGCGGCCGAGCAATATGCCAACTTCAACCGCGAACTTGGCTATTCCGCGATGGAGCAGATCATGACGGCCTTCCCGGAGGTCGAGGTGGTCCATACCGCCAACACGGCTATGGGCATGGGTGCGGTCGAAGCACAGATCGCGGCGGGACGGACCGAGGACCTGTTCACGACGGCTTGGGGCGGCACTTCGGTGGAACTGGATGCCATCCGGGCGGGCACGCTCGACGCGACGCCTATGCGGATGTCCGACGACATCGGCGCAGCGGCTGCCGAGGCGATCAAGGCGGTGCTTGAGGGCCGCACGGATGAGCTTCCGCTGGTGTTCCTGGGGCGGATGTCCATCGCGAACAAGAACATGTCCGCCGACGAGATCGACGCGCTGGAGAAGGAGGCGTTCCGGTATTCGGGCCTCGCTCCGGTCAAGTAA
- a CDS encoding Ldh family oxidoreductase, with the protein MNDETRLPVAETEHFVADLLTRLGLPSTDAALCARDLIQTNLWGIDSHGLLRLPIYAERLVNGAVNKQPDVKCLGGRAAFEVWDGDGGLGYVVGHRATDRAIDIARDQGIGAVAVRNSNHFGAAALYIKQATDAGMIALAMTNVIPNLVVPGGAKPITGNNPLAFGAPTGAEFPMILDISMSSVAGGKLLLAQEKGEKIPFGWATDAQGHPTDDPFVGFKGFLLPLGGHKGFGLSLMIDILCGVLTGGAYQFDIKSMYSAPQDPSDTGHMFIVIDPEAFLGREALEARMRDMHETLRASPMWDPKGRMLLPGELEHETSVARRRDGLPIPAKLMAEIATLADRHGCDLPAVPATA; encoded by the coding sequence ATGAATGATGAAACGCGGCTTCCGGTCGCCGAGACCGAACATTTCGTGGCCGACCTTTTGACCCGTCTTGGCCTGCCGTCGACCGATGCAGCGCTTTGCGCCCGTGACCTGATTCAGACCAACCTCTGGGGGATCGACAGTCACGGACTGCTGCGGCTGCCGATCTATGCCGAACGGCTGGTGAACGGGGCGGTCAACAAGCAACCGGATGTGAAATGCCTGGGCGGACGGGCTGCGTTTGAGGTCTGGGACGGCGACGGCGGGCTTGGCTACGTCGTGGGCCACCGCGCGACAGATCGTGCGATCGACATTGCCCGCGACCAGGGGATCGGGGCGGTCGCCGTCCGCAACTCGAACCACTTCGGGGCGGCGGCGCTTTATATCAAACAGGCCACCGACGCGGGCATGATCGCGCTGGCCATGACAAACGTCATCCCAAACCTCGTGGTGCCGGGCGGGGCCAAGCCGATTACAGGGAACAATCCCCTGGCCTTCGGCGCACCGACGGGCGCGGAGTTTCCGATGATCCTCGATATCTCGATGTCGTCGGTCGCGGGGGGCAAGTTGTTGCTGGCGCAGGAAAAGGGGGAAAAGATTCCCTTTGGATGGGCCACTGACGCACAGGGCCATCCGACCGACGATCCCTTTGTCGGCTTCAAGGGATTTCTGCTGCCGCTTGGCGGGCACAAGGGGTTCGGGCTGTCGTTGATGATCGACATCCTGTGCGGCGTGCTGACCGGCGGGGCATATCAGTTCGACATCAAGAGCATGTATTCCGCCCCCCAGGACCCAAGCGACACCGGTCACATGTTCATCGTGATCGACCCCGAGGCGTTCCTTGGGCGTGAGGCCCTCGAAGCCCGGATGCGGGACATGCACGAGACGCTGCGCGCCTCACCGATGTGGGACCCGAAGGGGCGGATGCTGCTGCCTGGTGAGCTTGAGCACGAAACGAGCGTCGCGCGCCGCAGGGATGGCCTGCCCATTCCTGCCAAGCTGATGGCCGAGATCGCCACGCTTGCCGACCGCCACGGATGCGATTTGCCCGCCGTCCCGGCGACCGCCTAG
- a CDS encoding alpha/beta fold hydrolase, which translates to MVQALDKDDLSALAHRAVEGLGARIHVVGFSLGCQVAFEIMRQAPDRCAGITLISTTARPDTPDLAPDRRAMVNRFQCDGAAALVEADLWPRYVAEPQRPGHPAKDLIHSMAHETPSSHLAAQIELAIGRPDSRPALSCLDAPVLMINGQEDRLTPVDLGAEIASTARNGMHSVIPAAGHFVLLEEPEATAAVIHTWVRGLNQ; encoded by the coding sequence GTGGTGCAGGCGCTGGACAAGGATGACCTGTCGGCGCTTGCGCATCGCGCGGTCGAGGGCCTGGGGGCGCGCATTCACGTCGTCGGCTTTTCGCTCGGATGTCAGGTTGCTTTTGAAATCATGCGGCAAGCACCGGACCGCTGTGCCGGCATCACCCTGATCAGCACCACTGCGCGGCCTGATACGCCGGACCTCGCGCCCGATCGGCGCGCGATGGTCAACCGGTTTCAGTGCGACGGCGCGGCGGCCTTGGTCGAGGCTGACCTGTGGCCCCGCTACGTCGCGGAGCCGCAGCGACCCGGGCATCCGGCCAAGGATCTGATCCACAGCATGGCCCACGAGACGCCTAGCAGCCATCTCGCGGCCCAGATCGAACTGGCCATCGGGCGGCCGGATTCGCGACCGGCGCTGTCATGTCTCGACGCGCCGGTTTTGATGATCAACGGCCAGGAGGATCGGCTCACGCCTGTCGATCTGGGCGCGGAGATCGCCTCGACCGCCCGCAACGGGATGCACAGCGTCATCCCCGCCGCAGGGCATTTCGTCCTGCTCGAGGAACCCGAGGCGACTGCTGCGGTGATTCACACTTGGGTTCGTGGGTTAAATCAATGA
- a CDS encoding cupin domain-containing protein, which translates to MTLDFKRVVTGTTDGGRSYILSDGPPETTMVQPGRALTFYELWETGGPLASNLGTNDAVAGPVRHHPPVGGTRFRIVELLPETDGSSEAVDGDFESLQADGIQVQGAEDPTMHRNETVDYNIILSGEVVAVTEEGETLLKAGDVLIQRGTAHTWHNRSGRPCVFASVMVSAEPLAVFASKGDTHHE; encoded by the coding sequence ATGACCTTGGACTTCAAGAGAGTGGTAACCGGGACGACGGATGGGGGGCGGTCCTACATCCTGTCCGATGGCCCCCCCGAAACAACGATGGTTCAGCCAGGGCGCGCCCTGACGTTCTACGAATTGTGGGAAACCGGGGGGCCGCTTGCCAGCAATCTGGGGACTAACGACGCGGTCGCCGGCCCGGTCCGCCACCACCCGCCCGTCGGCGGAACGCGGTTCCGGATTGTCGAGCTCTTGCCGGAAACGGACGGATCATCAGAGGCCGTCGACGGGGATTTCGAGAGCCTGCAGGCCGATGGCATTCAGGTGCAGGGCGCCGAGGACCCGACGATGCACCGCAACGAGACGGTGGATTACAACATTATCCTGTCCGGCGAAGTCGTTGCCGTGACCGAAGAGGGTGAAACGCTGCTGAAGGCAGGGGACGTCCTGATTCAGCGCGGCACCGCACACACCTGGCACAACCGATCCGGGCGGCCCTGCGTTTTTGCATCCGTCATGGTCAGCGCAGAGCCGCTCGCGGTTTTCGCCTCCAAGGGAGACACACACCATGAATGA